A window from Micromonospora terminaliae encodes these proteins:
- a CDS encoding ABC transporter substrate-binding protein, with protein sequence MRIRSALTRAAALGAAAVLAATALTACGDDASTSEAANPYGLLQAGVLRAGTLTDAPPNVYLKDGKFTGFDNDLLTAVAAKAGLKVEFVGTDFSALLAQVNNHKFDVGSSSITITEARKKTVDFGNGYDFGYFGLDVPAGSAISGFDQLAGKRVVVVQGTVQDDYATRENLNPVRVPDYNGAINQLKAGTADAWIAPAEIGDTSAADSGGKIKVAAKQLSPAPTAYAVAKGNDKLREALNKALDEVIADGTWSKLQAQYYPGRPIPADFKPGSGTVAVPSPSAAS encoded by the coding sequence GTGCGAATCCGTTCCGCCCTGACCCGCGCCGCCGCGCTCGGCGCCGCCGCCGTGCTCGCCGCCACCGCCCTCACCGCCTGCGGCGACGACGCCTCCACCAGCGAGGCCGCCAACCCGTACGGCCTGCTCCAGGCCGGCGTGCTGCGGGCCGGCACGCTCACCGACGCCCCGCCGAACGTGTACCTGAAGGACGGCAAGTTCACCGGCTTCGACAACGACCTGCTCACCGCGGTCGCCGCGAAGGCCGGCCTCAAGGTGGAGTTCGTGGGCACCGACTTCTCCGCCCTGCTCGCCCAGGTCAACAACCACAAGTTCGACGTGGGCAGCTCCTCCATTACCATCACCGAGGCCCGGAAGAAGACCGTCGACTTCGGCAACGGCTACGACTTCGGCTACTTCGGCCTGGACGTGCCGGCCGGCTCCGCGATCAGCGGCTTCGACCAGCTCGCCGGCAAGCGGGTGGTCGTCGTGCAGGGCACCGTGCAGGACGACTACGCCACCCGGGAGAACCTGAACCCGGTCCGGGTGCCCGACTACAACGGCGCGATCAACCAGCTCAAGGCCGGCACCGCCGACGCCTGGATCGCCCCGGCCGAGATCGGCGACACGTCGGCCGCGGACAGCGGTGGCAAGATCAAGGTGGCGGCGAAGCAGCTCAGCCCGGCCCCGACCGCGTACGCGGTGGCCAAGGGCAACGACAAGCTCCGCGAGGCGCTGAACAAGGCCCTCGACGAGGTGATCGCCGACGGGACGTGGAGCAAGCTCCAGGCGCAGTACTACCCCGGCCGGCCGATCCCGGCCGACTTCAAGCCGGGCAGCGGCACCGTCGCCGTGCCGTCGCCGTCGGCGGCTTCCTGA
- a CDS encoding amino acid ABC transporter permease, giving the protein MDPLSTLWETFFDWDAMREALPEMVTVGLPNTLILAVSAALLGSVLGMLLAVAGISRTRWLRWPARVYTDVFRGLPAAATILLIGVGLAPLGMQVWGPNPYPLGVLALSLIAAAYIGEIFRAGIQSVEAAQLEGARALGFSWGEAMRLVIVPQGVRRVLPAWVNQLIALIKDSSLVYFLGLVASQRELFRIGQDYAATTGNESALLLAGLFYLLLTVPLTHAVNWIDRRLRQGRAVAAPDLDVELDPAGAPAPAGKDPR; this is encoded by the coding sequence ATGGATCCACTGAGCACCCTGTGGGAGACCTTCTTCGACTGGGACGCCATGCGCGAGGCGCTGCCCGAGATGGTGACCGTCGGGCTGCCCAACACGCTGATCCTGGCGGTCTCCGCCGCCCTGCTCGGCTCGGTGCTGGGCATGCTGCTGGCCGTCGCCGGCATCTCGCGTACCCGCTGGTTGCGGTGGCCGGCGCGGGTCTACACCGACGTGTTCCGCGGCCTGCCGGCGGCCGCGACCATCCTGCTCATCGGCGTCGGCCTGGCGCCGCTGGGCATGCAGGTGTGGGGCCCGAACCCCTACCCGCTGGGCGTGCTGGCGCTGTCCCTGATCGCCGCGGCCTACATCGGCGAGATCTTCCGGGCCGGCATCCAGAGCGTGGAGGCCGCCCAGCTGGAGGGGGCCCGCGCGCTCGGCTTCTCCTGGGGCGAGGCCATGCGCCTGGTCATCGTCCCGCAGGGCGTACGCCGGGTGCTGCCGGCCTGGGTCAACCAGCTCATCGCGCTGATCAAGGACTCCAGCCTGGTCTACTTCCTCGGCCTGGTGGCCAGCCAGCGGGAGCTGTTCCGGATCGGCCAGGACTACGCGGCCACCACCGGCAACGAGTCCGCGTTGCTGCTGGCCGGCCTGTTCTACCTGCTGCTGACCGTGCCGCTGACCCACGCCGTCAACTGGATCGACCGGCGGCTGCGGCAGGGCCGGGCCGTGGCCGCCCCCGACCTCGACGTCGAGCTCGACCCCGCCGGCGCGCCGGCGCCGGCCGGAAAGGACCCGCGATGA
- a CDS encoding amino acid ABC transporter ATP-binding protein, with translation MSTATATSVSLAVRDVHLAFGRHQVLRGADLEVARGGTACVIGPSGSGKSTLLRTINRLIEPDRGDVLLDGRSVLGDDPDALRQRIGMVFQQFNLFPHMTVLRNLTLALRKLKKLPEDEAVQVARAQLDLVGLAHKADVRPAQLSGGQQQRVAIARALALRPQVMLFDEATSALDPELVKGVLGVMADLAAAGMTMVVVTHEMGFAREVADTVAFMDAGVVLEAGPPAAVFEAPEHPRLRRFLSQVL, from the coding sequence ATGAGCACCGCCACCGCCACCTCGGTCAGCCTGGCCGTCCGCGACGTGCACCTGGCCTTCGGGCGGCACCAGGTGCTGCGCGGCGCCGACCTGGAGGTGGCCCGGGGCGGGACGGCCTGTGTGATCGGCCCGTCCGGCTCCGGCAAGTCGACCCTGCTGCGGACGATCAACCGGCTCATCGAGCCGGACCGGGGTGACGTGCTGCTGGACGGGCGCAGCGTGCTGGGCGACGACCCGGACGCGCTGCGCCAGCGCATCGGCATGGTGTTCCAGCAGTTCAACCTGTTCCCGCACATGACCGTGCTGCGCAACCTCACGCTCGCGCTGCGCAAGCTCAAGAAGCTGCCCGAGGACGAGGCCGTGCAGGTCGCCCGGGCCCAGCTCGACCTGGTCGGGCTGGCCCACAAGGCCGACGTACGGCCGGCGCAGCTGTCCGGCGGTCAGCAGCAGCGGGTGGCCATCGCCCGGGCCCTCGCGCTGCGGCCGCAGGTGATGCTCTTCGACGAGGCCACCTCGGCGCTTGACCCGGAGCTGGTCAAGGGCGTGCTCGGGGTGATGGCCGACCTCGCGGCCGCCGGCATGACCATGGTGGTGGTCACGCACGAGATGGGCTTCGCCCGCGAGGTGGCCGACACGGTGGCGTTCATGGACGCCGGCGTCGTACTGGAGGCCGGCCCACCGGCCGCCGTCTTCGAGGCTCCGGAGCACCCGCGGCTGCGCCGCTTCCTGTCCCAGGTGCTCTGA
- a CDS encoding FUSC family protein, translated as MRDWWKAAVGRLRQAWVPVVEGALAATVAWLIAARLIGHPDPFFAPSAALIVLGESRGQRVRQTIELVLGVAGGVLVADLVVHALGSGTATMLLVLLLTLGGTVAAGASSTLVIQTTVSALYLVVVAAPKGEFTPFRFVDALVGGAVALAASQLVVARDPLAPLVAEARRTYTDLADLLDRVNAALERCDAEAAQAALDRARELDGCVERLGSAVRACAETLRLRVRRRRHLGQLEQVEATVRQLDYAARDIRVLARNGAALARLHTATPPELGAAIRSLAEAVRAAGAALADDLTGQDAGRHVTRADEAALDAVRIGAELLASDPPLPVVMIVGQIRATAIDLLRGVGEDGGAVLNRVDEALGLPAPAS; from the coding sequence GTGCGCGACTGGTGGAAGGCCGCCGTGGGGCGGCTGCGACAGGCGTGGGTGCCGGTGGTGGAGGGCGCGCTCGCCGCGACCGTCGCCTGGCTGATCGCCGCGCGGCTGATCGGCCATCCGGACCCGTTCTTCGCGCCGAGCGCGGCGCTGATCGTGCTGGGCGAGTCGCGGGGCCAGCGGGTACGGCAGACCATCGAGCTGGTGCTCGGGGTGGCCGGCGGGGTGCTCGTCGCCGACCTCGTGGTGCACGCCCTCGGCTCCGGCACGGCGACCATGCTCCTCGTCCTGCTGCTCACCCTGGGCGGCACGGTGGCGGCCGGGGCGAGCAGCACCCTGGTCATCCAGACCACGGTCTCCGCGCTCTACCTGGTGGTGGTCGCCGCGCCGAAGGGCGAGTTCACCCCGTTCCGGTTCGTCGACGCGCTGGTCGGCGGGGCGGTCGCCCTCGCCGCGAGCCAGCTCGTGGTGGCCCGGGACCCGCTGGCCCCGCTGGTCGCCGAGGCCCGCCGGACGTACACCGACCTCGCCGACCTGCTCGACCGGGTGAACGCCGCGCTGGAGCGTTGCGACGCCGAGGCCGCCCAGGCGGCGCTGGACCGGGCCCGGGAGCTGGACGGCTGTGTGGAACGCCTGGGGTCCGCGGTGCGGGCGTGCGCCGAGACGCTGCGGCTGCGGGTCCGCCGCCGCCGGCACCTCGGCCAGCTCGAACAGGTCGAGGCGACCGTCCGGCAGCTCGACTACGCGGCCCGTGACATCCGGGTGCTGGCCCGCAACGGAGCCGCCCTGGCCCGGCTGCACACCGCCACCCCGCCCGAGCTGGGCGCGGCGATCCGCTCCCTCGCCGAGGCGGTACGCGCCGCCGGCGCGGCCCTGGCCGACGACCTCACCGGCCAGGACGCCGGCCGGCACGTCACCCGCGCCGACGAGGCCGCTCTGGACGCGGTCCGGATCGGCGCCGAGCTGCTGGCGTCCGACCCGCCGCTGCCCGTGGTCATGATCGTCGGGCAGATCCGGGCCACCGCCATCGACCTGTTGCGCGGGGTCGGCGAGGACGGCGGGGCGGTGCTCAACCGGGTCGACGAGGCGCTCGGCCTGCCGGCACCGGCGTCCTGA
- a CDS encoding RibD family protein, producing MTSRPYVLLSCAMSIDGYIDDATAERLLLSNDADLDRIDAVRAGCDAIMVGAATVRRDDPRLLVRSERRRAERVGRGLPPCPVKVTVTASGDLDPAARFFTMGDGAKLVYCPSGVAEKTREQVGAVATVVDAGDPVTPEAVLGDLAGRGVARLMVEGGGSVHCQFLTAGVADELHLVVAPFFVGDRRAPRFVGDGRFPWHPGRRARVVEVRQIGDVVLTRYALSDRCPG from the coding sequence GTGACCAGCCGGCCGTACGTGCTGCTCAGCTGCGCGATGTCGATCGACGGCTACATCGACGACGCCACCGCCGAGCGGCTGCTGCTGTCCAACGACGCCGACCTGGACCGGATCGACGCGGTCCGGGCCGGCTGCGACGCGATCATGGTGGGCGCGGCCACGGTCCGCCGCGACGACCCGCGGCTGCTGGTGCGCAGCGAGCGGCGGCGGGCCGAGCGGGTGGGGCGCGGCCTGCCGCCGTGCCCCGTGAAGGTCACCGTCACGGCCAGCGGCGACCTCGACCCGGCCGCCCGGTTCTTCACCATGGGCGACGGGGCGAAGCTGGTCTACTGCCCGAGCGGCGTGGCGGAGAAGACCCGGGAGCAGGTCGGCGCCGTGGCCACCGTGGTCGACGCGGGTGACCCGGTCACCCCCGAGGCGGTCCTGGGCGACCTGGCCGGGCGGGGCGTCGCCCGGCTCATGGTGGAGGGCGGTGGCAGCGTGCACTGCCAGTTCCTCACCGCCGGTGTCGCCGACGAGCTGCACCTGGTGGTCGCGCCGTTCTTCGTGGGCGACCGGCGGGCGCCCCGCTTCGTCGGGGACGGCCGCTTCCCGTGGCACCCGGGTCGCCGGGCGCGGGTCGTCGAGGTCCGCCAGATCGGCGACGTGGTGCTCACCCGCTACGCCCTCTCCGACCGCTGCCCCGGCTAG
- a CDS encoding GTP cyclohydrolase II, with protein sequence MDEALPTATLRTQVTVPLRFPDGYVTTARVHSFHGLVDGREHLAIGLGERRDPDSSPPLVRPHSECLTGDVFGSQRCDCGPQLREAVERIADAGGYLLYLRQEGRGIGLYAKLDAYALQDDGLDTYEANVALGRGPDERDYTVAAQMLAALGVSRVALLSNNPDKAAQLERLGVTVVDRVLTGVHLSPANAGYLAAKVTRADHALDLPFVP encoded by the coding sequence ATGGACGAAGCTCTGCCCACCGCGACGCTCCGGACCCAGGTCACGGTTCCTCTGCGGTTTCCGGACGGCTACGTGACCACCGCCCGGGTGCACTCCTTCCACGGCCTGGTCGACGGCCGCGAGCACCTCGCCATCGGGCTCGGTGAGCGGCGCGACCCGGACTCCTCCCCACCGCTGGTCCGCCCGCACAGCGAGTGCCTGACCGGGGACGTGTTCGGCAGCCAGCGCTGCGACTGCGGCCCCCAGCTGCGCGAGGCGGTCGAGCGGATCGCCGACGCCGGCGGTTACCTGCTCTACCTGCGCCAGGAGGGCCGGGGCATCGGCCTCTACGCCAAGCTCGACGCGTACGCGCTGCAGGACGACGGCCTGGACACCTACGAGGCCAACGTGGCGCTCGGCCGCGGCCCCGACGAGCGCGACTACACGGTGGCCGCGCAGATGCTCGCCGCGCTGGGCGTGAGCCGGGTGGCCCTGCTCAGCAACAACCCGGACAAGGCGGCCCAGCTCGAGCGGCTGGGCGTCACGGTGGTCGACCGGGTGCTCACCGGCGTGCACCTGTCCCCGGCGAACGCGGGTTACCTGGCGGCCAAGGTGACCCGCGCCGACCATGCCCTCGACCTGCCGTTCGTGCCGTGA
- a CDS encoding lysylphosphatidylglycerol synthase domain-containing protein: MSHAVVAGPVPAAAPARSFWAWARPLAGVAVLAALVWSVGTGPFLAGLRLIDAPALAAALAIGAVTTVCCAWRWSLVAGGLGVRLPLRAAVAHCYRAVFLNSTLPGGVLGDVHRAVRHGRDAGDVARGVRAVVWERTAGQVVQLVIAVAVLAALPSPVRPYLPAVAAGLAVVALALALAARAVPRSGASRWARAARTAVADVRAGLLARRTWLGVVGASAVVVVGHLATFVLAARTAGADAPLSRLVPLTLLALLAMGLPTNVGGFGPREGVAAWAFAAAGLTAAQGVATGTVYGALVLVASLPGAAVLLVRRRPAPEPGDCR; this comes from the coding sequence TTGTCACACGCCGTCGTCGCCGGGCCCGTTCCGGCCGCCGCGCCCGCCCGGTCGTTCTGGGCCTGGGCCCGGCCGCTCGCCGGGGTCGCGGTGCTCGCCGCGCTGGTCTGGTCGGTCGGCACCGGCCCGTTCCTGGCCGGGCTGCGGCTGATCGACGCGCCGGCGCTGGCCGCCGCGCTCGCCATCGGCGCGGTCACCACCGTCTGCTGCGCCTGGCGCTGGTCGCTTGTCGCCGGCGGGCTGGGCGTACGGCTGCCGCTGCGGGCCGCCGTGGCGCACTGCTACCGGGCGGTCTTCCTGAACTCCACCCTGCCGGGCGGGGTGCTCGGCGACGTGCACCGGGCGGTGCGGCACGGCCGGGACGCCGGAGACGTGGCCCGGGGTGTCCGCGCCGTGGTGTGGGAGCGCACGGCCGGTCAGGTGGTCCAGCTGGTCATCGCGGTGGCCGTGCTGGCGGCGCTGCCGTCCCCGGTCCGGCCCTACCTGCCGGCGGTCGCCGCCGGGCTGGCGGTCGTCGCGCTGGCGCTGGCACTGGCCGCCCGTGCCGTGCCCCGCTCCGGCGCGTCCCGCTGGGCCCGCGCGGCGCGCACCGCGGTCGCCGACGTCCGGGCCGGGCTGCTCGCCCGGCGGACCTGGCTGGGCGTGGTGGGGGCCTCGGCCGTGGTGGTGGTCGGCCACCTGGCCACCTTCGTGCTGGCGGCGCGCACCGCGGGCGCCGACGCGCCGCTGTCCCGGCTCGTTCCGCTGACCCTGCTGGCCCTGCTCGCCATGGGGCTGCCGACCAACGTGGGCGGCTTCGGGCCGCGCGAGGGGGTCGCCGCCTGGGCGTTCGCCGCGGCCGGCCTCACCGCGGCGCAGGGCGTCGCCACGGGCACGGTCTACGGCGCGCTGGTCCTGGTGGCCAGCCTGCCGGGCGCCGCGGTGCTGCTGGTCCGCCGCCGTCCGGCTCCGGAGCCCGGCGACTGTCGGTGA
- a CDS encoding SAM-dependent methyltransferase: MTTSLLPPDFADWLRLREPADAAARSAELLDAARRRLPADRPLVVHDLGSGTGSMARWLAPRLPGPQRWVLHERDADLLARAAAGKLVAADGSPVTVLTRGSDITRLGAADLADAHLITASALLDMLTADEIERIVAACAGHPALFAISVLGRVRFTPADPLDAEFEAAFNAHQRRTAGGRALLGPDAVDATVAAFGRRGVPVRVRPSPWRLGPEQAALIAEWLVGWVGAAVEERPDLSGVAGAYRERRLAEVADGRLRVVLHHADLLAG; the protein is encoded by the coding sequence ATGACCACCTCGCTGCTTCCCCCCGACTTCGCGGACTGGCTGCGGCTGCGCGAACCCGCCGACGCGGCCGCCCGCTCGGCCGAACTGCTCGACGCGGCCCGCCGCCGGCTGCCCGCCGACCGGCCGCTCGTCGTGCACGACCTGGGCAGCGGCACCGGCTCGATGGCCCGCTGGCTCGCCCCGCGGCTGCCCGGCCCCCAGCGCTGGGTGCTGCACGAACGGGACGCCGACCTGCTGGCGCGGGCCGCCGCCGGGAAGCTCGTCGCCGCCGACGGCAGCCCGGTCACCGTGCTGACCCGGGGCTCCGACATCACCCGGCTGGGCGCCGCGGACCTGGCCGACGCCCACCTGATCACCGCCTCGGCGCTGCTGGACATGCTGACCGCCGACGAGATCGAGCGGATCGTGGCGGCCTGCGCCGGCCACCCGGCCCTGTTCGCGATCAGCGTGCTGGGCCGGGTCCGGTTCACCCCCGCCGACCCGCTCGACGCCGAGTTCGAGGCCGCGTTCAACGCCCACCAGCGGCGGACGGCCGGCGGCCGTGCCCTGCTCGGCCCGGACGCCGTGGACGCCACCGTGGCGGCCTTCGGCCGCCGGGGCGTACCCGTGCGGGTCCGGCCCAGCCCGTGGCGCCTCGGCCCGGAGCAGGCCGCGCTGATCGCGGAGTGGCTGGTCGGCTGGGTCGGCGCGGCGGTCGAGGAGCGCCCGGACCTGTCCGGCGTGGCCGGGGCGTACCGGGAGCGGCGGCTCGCCGAGGTGGCGGACGGGCGGCTGCGGGTGGTGCTGCACCACGCCGACCTGCTCGCCGGGTGA
- a CDS encoding glycosyltransferase family 4 protein, whose translation MTVVHVVLPGDIDDPASPSGGNGYDRRACRELATLGWSVREHPVPGGWPHPAAAERSALSGVLAALPDGAAVLLDGLVASTVPEVLAPHARRLRLVVLVHLPLEDEAEGRALAAATAVVTTSEWTRRRLLDRYRLPAGRVSVAAPGVDPAPVTAGSPAGDRLLCVAAVTPLKGQDVLAAALTRVADLPWTCDWVGPLTRDPDFVARLRRGLAGSGLAGRVRLAGPLTGDDLAAAYADADLLVLPSRRETYGMVVTEALARGVPVLASDTGGLPGTLGRSPDGDRPGLLVPPADPAALAGALRHWLTEPDLRDRLRRAARRRRDTLTGWPVTADRLAAVLKEATAA comes from the coding sequence GGCTGGTCGGTGCGGGAGCACCCGGTGCCGGGCGGCTGGCCGCACCCGGCGGCGGCCGAGCGGTCCGCGCTGTCCGGTGTGCTGGCCGCGCTGCCCGACGGCGCGGCGGTGCTGCTCGACGGGCTGGTCGCCTCGACCGTGCCGGAGGTGCTGGCCCCGCACGCCCGGAGGCTGCGCCTCGTGGTGCTCGTGCACCTGCCGCTGGAGGACGAGGCCGAGGGCCGGGCCCTCGCGGCCGCGACGGCCGTGGTCACCACCAGCGAGTGGACCCGTCGCCGGCTGCTGGACCGCTACCGGCTGCCCGCCGGCCGGGTGTCGGTCGCCGCGCCCGGGGTGGACCCGGCGCCGGTCACCGCGGGCTCGCCGGCCGGCGACCGGCTGCTCTGCGTCGCGGCGGTCACCCCGCTCAAGGGCCAGGACGTGCTAGCCGCCGCCCTCACCCGGGTCGCCGACCTGCCCTGGACCTGCGACTGGGTGGGCCCGCTCACCCGCGACCCGGACTTCGTGGCGCGGCTGCGCCGCGGGCTCGCCGGGAGCGGCCTGGCCGGCCGGGTGCGGCTGGCCGGCCCACTCACCGGGGACGACCTGGCCGCCGCGTACGCCGACGCCGACCTGCTGGTGCTGCCGTCCCGCCGGGAGACCTACGGGATGGTGGTCACCGAGGCGCTCGCCCGAGGCGTACCCGTGCTGGCCAGCGACACCGGTGGCCTGCCCGGCACGCTGGGGCGCAGCCCGGACGGCGACCGGCCGGGCCTGCTGGTGCCCCCGGCGGACCCGGCCGCGCTGGCCGGCGCGCTGCGCCACTGGCTCACCGAGCCGGACCTACGGGACCGGCTGCGCCGCGCCGCCCGGCGGCGGCGGGACACCCTCACCGGCTGGCCGGTCACCGCGGACCGGCTGGCCGCCGTACTCAAGGAGGCCACGGCCGCATGA